A region from the Paraburkholderia youngii genome encodes:
- a CDS encoding LysR family transcriptional regulator: protein MEDFNDLVGFMTVGRERSFTRAAAQLGVSQSALSRTVRGLEERMGLQLLTRTTRSVSLTEAGERLLTSIGPRFEEIEEELESLRAMTDRPAGTVRITTTDYAANTYVWPRLQTILRQYPELKVELVNDYGLADIVADRYDIGVRLGDQVAKDMIAVRIAPDMTMAIVGSPDYLQSRPLAKTPHDLTLHNCINLRLPTRDSLLPWELCKGRRELQVRVEGQLTFNNVYQMIDAALGGFGLAYVPKDLADAHVKAGRLSWALADWFPTFVGHHVYYTSRRKSSRAVQLVMDALKAGYRRRGR from the coding sequence ATGGAAGACTTCAACGATCTGGTCGGTTTCATGACGGTCGGGCGCGAGCGCAGCTTTACGCGGGCTGCCGCGCAGCTGGGCGTCTCGCAATCCGCATTGAGCCGGACAGTGCGCGGCCTCGAAGAGCGAATGGGCCTGCAACTGCTGACGCGCACGACGCGCAGCGTTTCGCTGACCGAAGCGGGGGAAAGGTTGCTCACGTCGATCGGGCCACGATTCGAAGAAATCGAGGAGGAACTCGAGTCGCTTCGGGCGATGACGGACAGGCCGGCGGGAACGGTGCGGATCACGACGACGGACTATGCGGCGAACACTTATGTCTGGCCGCGACTGCAGACCATCCTGCGCCAGTATCCCGAGCTGAAGGTCGAACTGGTGAACGACTACGGCCTCGCGGATATCGTCGCGGATCGCTACGATATCGGCGTGCGGCTTGGCGACCAGGTGGCCAAAGACATGATCGCCGTACGCATTGCGCCGGACATGACGATGGCGATCGTGGGCTCGCCCGACTACTTGCAGTCAAGACCCCTTGCGAAGACACCGCACGACCTGACCCTGCACAACTGCATCAACCTGCGACTGCCAACGAGGGATTCGCTGCTTCCCTGGGAACTCTGTAAAGGACGGCGTGAATTGCAGGTCCGGGTCGAGGGCCAGCTCACGTTCAACAACGTGTATCAGATGATCGATGCGGCGCTAGGCGGCTTCGGGCTTGCATATGTACCGAAGGATCTCGCGGACGCTCATGTGAAGGCTGGCCGGCTGAGTTGGGCTCTCGCAGACTGGTTCCCAACCTTTGTCGGGCACCACGTCTACTATACGAGTCGGCGAAAATCGTCCCGGGCGGTGCAACTCGTCATGGATGCGCTTAAGGCTGGATACAGGCGTCGGGGGCGGTAA
- a CDS encoding HU family DNA-binding protein, with protein sequence MNRQELVDAVAAKTGTTKAETAETIDALIGTITTAVTQGDTVQLIGFGSFSTGARAARVGRNPSTGAEIQIPAAKTVKFTAGKAFKDTVNGVRG encoded by the coding sequence ATGAACAGGCAGGAACTGGTCGATGCGGTCGCCGCGAAGACGGGCACTACCAAAGCCGAAACCGCTGAAACGATCGATGCGCTGATCGGCACCATTACCACCGCGGTCACGCAGGGCGACACCGTGCAGCTGATCGGGTTCGGGTCGTTTTCGACGGGCGCGCGGGCCGCGAGGGTGGGCCGGAATCCCTCGACCGGTGCCGAAATCCAGATTCCTGCGGCGAAGACGGTTAAGTTCACCGCTGGCAAGGCATTCAAGGACACAGTGAACGGCGTCCGCGGCTGA
- a CDS encoding PDC sensor domain-containing protein, which translates to MSRLQKIPGWIGPTGSDKAGAPQRALILLPVLTVLILAVLWIMILERLRVETDAALQDARIAARTEAGALQTHTLKAIHDIDEIALIIKFGYESSPTTFDIKKYQAYGLVTADTALQVTVVGTDGCVIASTIPFSGDVDLSDREHFWVHREHADVGLYLSHPVVGRISRQTSIQATRRINRPDGCETASQIATCITSDEVKRDRQ; encoded by the coding sequence GTGAGCAGACTCCAGAAAATTCCCGGATGGATCGGACCGACTGGCTCCGACAAAGCCGGCGCGCCGCAACGCGCGCTCATCCTGCTGCCCGTTCTGACGGTTTTGATTCTCGCCGTGTTGTGGATCATGATCCTCGAGAGGCTACGTGTCGAAACTGACGCTGCCCTCCAAGACGCACGCATCGCGGCACGAACGGAAGCGGGTGCGCTGCAAACGCATACCCTTAAGGCGATCCACGACATCGACGAGATCGCGCTGATCATCAAGTTCGGGTACGAGAGTTCGCCCACGACCTTCGACATCAAGAAGTACCAGGCCTACGGACTCGTTACGGCCGATACCGCGCTGCAGGTGACGGTCGTGGGCACAGACGGATGCGTGATCGCATCGACCATTCCGTTTTCTGGCGACGTTGACCTGAGCGACCGTGAGCATTTTTGGGTGCATCGTGAGCACGCGGATGTCGGGCTCTATCTCAGTCATCCGGTCGTCGGCCGAATTTCGCGTCAGACGTCGATCCAGGCGACGCGGCGCATCAACCGTCCGGACGGCTGCGAAACAGCGTCACAGATTGCCACCTGCATTACGTCCGACGAAGTGAAGCGCGATAGACAATGA
- a CDS encoding NCS1 family nucleobase:cation symporter-1 gives MEIRNPSPGLYNADLAPARVRNWGAFSIFNVWTSDVHSLWGYYLAASLFLLCGSFINFVVAIGLSSLVIYGLMNLIGYAGEKTGVPYPVLARASFGVWGANLAALVRAVVACFWYGAQTAAASSAIVALLIRSPSLMHFQTTSHLLGHSTLEVICYVVVWALQLLIIQKGMETVRKFQDLAGPAVWIAMLILAVGLCVKAGGFSFEHGIPMATLLQKTGDAGVSGEPGSPWALMAVGATWITYFAALYLNFCDFSRYAKDRDAVRKGNLWGLPVNLIAFSLVAGVTTIAAFKVYGEVLLHPEQISARFDSWTLALIAAVTFAVATLGINVVANFVSASFDISNTFPRRISFRTGGLIAAAIALILYPFAPWEGNAAHFVNAIGATMGPLLGIILVDYYLVAKGSINVAALYEEYGEYRYEGGWNVNALAAAATGSVFSTFLPNLSNLLPVWWNTYGWFFGVLIGGGMYLILATLRPRTAIAPTRV, from the coding sequence ATGGAAATCCGAAATCCTTCGCCCGGCCTTTACAACGCAGATCTCGCACCCGCCAGGGTGCGCAACTGGGGGGCCTTCAGCATATTTAACGTATGGACGTCGGACGTGCACAGCCTTTGGGGCTACTACCTCGCGGCCAGTCTGTTTCTGCTGTGCGGCAGCTTCATCAACTTTGTGGTGGCGATCGGACTCAGCTCACTCGTGATCTATGGGCTGATGAACCTGATCGGCTATGCCGGCGAGAAGACCGGAGTGCCGTATCCGGTTCTGGCGCGCGCGTCTTTCGGCGTATGGGGTGCGAACCTCGCCGCATTGGTGCGTGCGGTGGTGGCCTGCTTCTGGTACGGCGCGCAGACAGCGGCGGCTTCCAGCGCGATCGTCGCGCTGTTAATTCGCAGCCCGAGCCTGATGCATTTCCAGACCACCTCGCACCTGCTTGGCCACTCGACGCTTGAAGTGATCTGCTACGTCGTCGTGTGGGCGCTGCAACTGCTCATCATCCAGAAGGGCATGGAAACGGTGCGCAAGTTTCAGGATCTGGCCGGCCCGGCTGTGTGGATTGCGATGCTGATTCTGGCCGTCGGCCTGTGCGTGAAGGCCGGCGGATTCTCATTTGAGCATGGCATTCCTATGGCCACGCTGCTCCAGAAGACCGGGGACGCCGGCGTCAGCGGCGAACCCGGTTCGCCGTGGGCATTGATGGCCGTAGGCGCGACATGGATTACGTACTTCGCCGCGCTGTACCTGAACTTTTGCGACTTCTCGCGCTACGCAAAGGACCGCGACGCGGTCAGGAAAGGTAATCTGTGGGGTCTTCCGGTCAACCTGATCGCGTTTTCGCTTGTCGCCGGCGTGACCACCATCGCAGCCTTCAAGGTATACGGCGAAGTTCTGCTGCACCCGGAGCAGATTTCAGCCAGGTTCGATAGCTGGACGCTCGCGCTGATCGCTGCGGTGACGTTCGCAGTCGCCACGCTAGGCATCAACGTCGTGGCCAATTTCGTTTCGGCGTCGTTCGACATCTCCAACACGTTCCCCAGGCGCATCAGCTTCAGGACGGGCGGTCTGATTGCTGCGGCCATCGCACTGATCCTCTACCCATTTGCGCCGTGGGAAGGCAACGCCGCGCATTTCGTCAATGCCATCGGCGCGACAATGGGCCCGCTGCTGGGGATCATCCTCGTGGACTACTACCTGGTGGCCAAGGGCAGCATCAACGTCGCGGCGCTCTACGAGGAATACGGCGAATATCGCTATGAAGGCGGCTGGAATGTCAACGCGCTGGCCGCGGCGGCAACCGGTAGCGTCTTTTCGACCTTCTTGCCGAACCTCAGCAATCTGCTGCCGGTCTGGTGGAACACTTATGGCTGGTTCTTTGGGGTCCTTATCGGCGGCGGAATGTATCTGATTCTCGCGACGCTGCGACCACGCACAGCGATCGCTCCGACACGCGTTTGA
- a CDS encoding helix-turn-helix domain-containing protein, whose protein sequence is MQVDPANRLVADSLESEWNQALRALTEAQDHYEKQREADRAGLNDKQRANIMTLARDFPRLWNDPRTPDRERKRMARLLIADATLLKGADICVQIRFNGGATHTLHVPLSKPAWILRQTPRAVIAEMDRLLNEYTESETAEQLNRQGLASGWGKRFTSRMITRLRLSHKLPSHHDRLRARGMLTLDEIAERLNVMPTTIKTWRRAGLLIAHRYDDKGGYLFEPPGAEAPVKFQHQGKTRGRRSAA, encoded by the coding sequence ATGCAAGTGGATCCAGCGAATCGATTGGTCGCGGACTCGCTTGAATCGGAATGGAATCAGGCGCTACGCGCTCTTACCGAAGCTCAGGATCACTACGAAAAGCAGCGCGAAGCTGATCGCGCAGGACTTAACGATAAACAGCGTGCGAACATCATGACACTCGCCAGAGACTTCCCTCGTCTATGGAACGATCCGCGCACACCGGATCGCGAGCGAAAGCGCATGGCGCGACTGCTCATCGCCGACGCGACTTTGCTCAAGGGTGCAGACATCTGCGTTCAGATACGCTTTAATGGCGGCGCCACGCATACGCTACATGTGCCGCTGTCCAAGCCGGCGTGGATATTGCGGCAAACCCCTCGCGCAGTCATTGCCGAAATGGACCGGCTTCTCAACGAGTACACCGAGAGTGAAACGGCAGAGCAGCTTAACCGTCAGGGGCTCGCCTCCGGCTGGGGCAAGCGGTTTACTTCCAGAATGATCACGCGGCTTCGACTATCCCACAAGCTACCCAGTCATCATGACAGGCTGCGCGCACGCGGAATGCTCACCCTGGACGAGATCGCAGAGCGGTTGAACGTGATGCCGACGACAATCAAGACATGGCGTCGTGCAGGCCTGCTTATAGCGCATCGCTACGACGACAAGGGCGGCTATCTCTTCGAACCGCCCGGCGCCGAAGCGCCGGTGAAATTCCAGCACCAGGGAAAGACCCGTGGCCGACGCTCGGCCGCATAA
- a CDS encoding recombinase family protein has translation MPTHVSGESIRHLFRTFRRTGSATATVKAFREQGLLFPHRVHHGVRKDDVLWSELEHSRVLWVLHHPRYAGAYCFGRTRYRNHPDGQKVSARLPSAEWLSLIPDAHEAYVSWEEFEQNVQVLRENAHALGIDRERGAPREGPALLQGLAICARCGERMTVRYHVKGTHRVPDYMCQRHGVKHGRPVCQHVHGGELDKAIGRLLVETVTPVTLEVALAVQEELESRSDERDRLHRRGVRTSTLRGRSGAAPLYASGSSESIGRGLA, from the coding sequence ATCCCGACGCACGTATCCGGGGAAAGCATCCGTCATCTCTTCCGCACGTTTCGGCGCACCGGTTCGGCCACTGCAACCGTCAAGGCCTTTCGTGAGCAGGGCCTTCTGTTCCCGCATCGGGTCCATCACGGAGTTCGCAAAGATGATGTGCTGTGGAGCGAGCTCGAGCACTCACGCGTACTGTGGGTTCTGCATCATCCGCGGTACGCAGGTGCGTACTGCTTCGGGCGCACGCGCTATCGAAACCATCCCGATGGGCAGAAAGTCTCCGCCCGGCTGCCCTCTGCGGAATGGCTGTCGCTGATTCCCGACGCCCACGAGGCTTATGTGAGCTGGGAAGAGTTTGAACAGAATGTTCAGGTGTTGCGCGAGAATGCTCACGCACTGGGCATCGATCGGGAAAGAGGGGCACCACGTGAGGGCCCGGCGCTGTTGCAGGGCCTGGCGATATGTGCCAGATGCGGTGAGCGGATGACAGTGCGCTATCACGTCAAGGGCACACACAGGGTGCCGGACTACATGTGCCAGCGCCACGGCGTCAAACATGGGCGGCCGGTGTGCCAGCATGTTCACGGTGGCGAGCTTGACAAGGCCATCGGCAGGCTGCTCGTGGAGACAGTCACGCCGGTCACGCTTGAAGTCGCGCTTGCGGTACAGGAAGAACTCGAGAGCCGTTCTGACGAGCGCGACCGACTGCACCGCCGGGGAGTTCGAACGAGCACGCTACGAGGCCGATCTGGCGCGGCGCCGCTATATGCAAGTGGATCCAGCGAATCGATTGGTCGCGGACTCGCTTGA
- a CDS encoding recombinase family protein yields MTDQTHAKVQARHLKRNAYLYVRQSTLRQLFENTESTERQYNLRQRAIALGWRTDQVVVIDSDLGLSGASSVDRQGFQRLVAEVSLGRAGIVMGLEVSRLARNSTDWHRLLEICALADCLILDEDGVYDPAHFNDRLLLGLKGTMSEAELHVMRARLRGGILNKARRGELETRLPIGFVYDTESRVRLDPDARIRGKHPSSLPHVSAHRFGHCNRQGLS; encoded by the coding sequence ATGACCGATCAGACGCACGCGAAAGTTCAGGCCCGGCATCTGAAGAGAAACGCCTACCTGTATGTCAGGCAGTCTACGTTGCGACAGCTGTTTGAGAATACCGAGAGCACCGAGCGCCAATACAACCTGCGACAACGCGCGATTGCGCTCGGATGGCGCACTGATCAGGTGGTCGTCATCGACTCGGACCTCGGACTGTCTGGCGCGTCCTCGGTTGATCGCCAGGGGTTCCAGCGCCTGGTCGCTGAGGTGAGCCTGGGCCGCGCCGGAATTGTGATGGGGCTCGAAGTGTCGCGCCTGGCGCGCAACTCCACCGACTGGCATCGGCTACTAGAAATTTGCGCACTGGCCGACTGTCTGATCCTTGACGAGGATGGCGTCTACGATCCCGCGCACTTCAATGACCGATTGCTGCTTGGCCTGAAGGGCACGATGAGCGAGGCTGAATTGCACGTCATGCGGGCACGACTGCGCGGCGGCATCCTCAATAAGGCACGTCGCGGCGAGCTGGAGACGCGCTTGCCCATCGGCTTTGTCTACGACACCGAATCGCGCGTTCGTCTGGATCCCGACGCACGTATCCGGGGAAAGCATCCGTCATCTCTTCCGCACGTTTCGGCGCACCGGTTCGGCCACTGCAACCGTCAAGGCCTTTCGTGA
- a CDS encoding helix-turn-helix domain-containing protein has translation MNPRPHDIDDPAFIDSDFFDPRDLVQVRYEMLRRVRVEGQTVADAAAHFGVSRPTFYKAQADFERDGLAGLLPVKRGPHGPHKITDEVMRFIEEARVTHAEPEVQELVDLIAEQFGLAVHRRTVERALARLKKKLR, from the coding sequence GTGAATCCGCGCCCTCATGACATCGATGATCCTGCCTTCATTGACAGCGACTTCTTCGATCCCCGGGATCTGGTTCAAGTCCGATACGAAATGCTGCGACGCGTACGCGTCGAAGGGCAAACCGTCGCGGATGCCGCCGCACACTTCGGAGTCAGCCGGCCGACCTTCTACAAGGCGCAGGCCGACTTCGAGCGCGATGGCCTGGCCGGTCTGCTGCCGGTCAAGCGCGGCCCACACGGACCTCACAAGATCACCGATGAGGTGATGCGCTTCATCGAAGAAGCGCGCGTGACTCACGCTGAGCCGGAAGTGCAGGAGCTGGTTGATCTGATTGCGGAACAGTTTGGCCTGGCGGTGCATCGACGCACCGTGGAACGCGCCCTGGCGCGTTTGAAAAAAAAACTACGGTAA
- a CDS encoding DUF5372 family protein: MDARFCPWQKQSTARDLTDEAQLFRVTHPFHPLYGREFALADRRNTWGEDRVYFHDDRGDLKRMPAAWTSAAAPNAFETVSAGRSHFRIEDLLQLTMLIARYRETSRQAKRRAGRRKLSSK, from the coding sequence ATGGACGCTCGATTTTGCCCTTGGCAAAAGCAGTCAACTGCACGCGATCTGACCGATGAAGCACAGTTATTCCGGGTCACGCATCCCTTCCATCCGTTGTATGGGCGAGAGTTCGCGCTTGCGGATCGGCGCAACACTTGGGGAGAAGACCGCGTCTACTTCCACGACGACCGCGGTGACCTGAAACGTATGCCGGCAGCCTGGACGAGCGCCGCGGCGCCCAATGCATTCGAGACGGTTTCGGCGGGGCGATCGCATTTCCGCATCGAAGATCTGTTGCAGTTGACCATGCTAATTGCGCGGTACAGAGAAACAAGCAGACAAGCCAAAAGGCGGGCAGGCAGGCGCAAGCTGTCAAGCAAATAA
- the istB gene encoding IS21-like element helper ATPase IstB, whose product MNNVPASTLERIRRYMVGLRMPRALEALDATLARFEQGDSSMLEVLETLLGEEFTTRETRRIKMALQTARLGTIKTLAGYDFSFQPGLDRDRVMALAQLDFIERRQAVHFLGPPGTGKSHLCIALGVEAIRAGKSVYFGTLAEIVASMVKAEREGNLAQRVRFLARNSLLIVDEIGYLPVGLNGGNLFFQLINACYERCAIILTSNRSFGEWGEVFGDSVVAAALLDRLLHHAVVIHIEGSSYRLREHADLLPEHLRNRPTSLNQVPAEPVRRRPGRPKRSSSDHTSG is encoded by the coding sequence ATGAACAACGTGCCGGCATCAACACTTGAGCGCATCCGCAGGTACATGGTCGGCCTTCGTATGCCACGTGCACTGGAGGCGCTGGATGCGACCCTGGCGCGCTTCGAACAGGGCGACAGCTCCATGCTCGAGGTGCTCGAAACGCTGCTGGGCGAGGAGTTCACGACGCGCGAAACCCGCCGCATCAAGATGGCGCTGCAGACAGCGCGCCTGGGAACGATCAAGACACTGGCTGGCTACGACTTCAGCTTCCAGCCGGGCCTCGATCGTGATCGCGTCATGGCACTGGCGCAACTCGACTTCATCGAACGACGCCAGGCCGTGCATTTCCTTGGTCCGCCTGGAACCGGCAAATCGCACCTGTGCATAGCGCTTGGCGTCGAGGCCATACGCGCCGGCAAGAGCGTCTACTTCGGCACGCTTGCCGAGATCGTCGCGTCGATGGTCAAGGCCGAGCGTGAAGGCAACCTCGCACAGCGCGTACGCTTCCTTGCGCGCAACAGTCTGCTTATCGTTGACGAGATTGGATACCTCCCTGTCGGCCTGAACGGCGGCAACCTGTTCTTCCAGCTCATCAACGCCTGCTATGAGCGATGCGCAATCATCCTGACGTCGAACCGCAGCTTCGGTGAGTGGGGCGAAGTGTTCGGCGACAGCGTGGTTGCGGCGGCGCTGCTCGACCGTCTGTTGCATCATGCGGTCGTCATTCACATCGAGGGCTCATCGTATCGTCTGCGCGAACACGCCGATCTGCTGCCCGAACATTTACGCAACCGGCCAACTTCGCTCAACCAGGTACCCGCCGAACCAGTCCGTCGACGGCCAGGTCGTCCAAAACGGAGTTCGTCCGATCACACCTCCGGCTGA